The genomic region ATCAAGCCGTTCGAGCCGGCCCTGGATGGGCCGGCGCCCGACCCGCATCACTGAGCAGCGCCCTGGCCGGCCCCTCGCCGGCGCTGGATGAGGCGGATCACTTCCTCATCGCTGACCTGGCGAAAGTCCTCGTAAAACTGGCCGACGGCCCAGAACTCCTCGGGTATCAGCGGACATACCACCTCGTCCGCCGCGGCGCGCAGGCGCTCGACCGCCGCCGGCGGGGCAACCGGCACGGCCAGGATGCGCCGGCGCGGCGCTTTCGTCTGGAGCGCCAGCAGGGCCGCCTGCACCGTGGCCCCTGTGGCCACGCCGTCATCCACCAGGATCACGGTGCGGCCCTCGATGGGCAGAGGAGGAAGCCCGCCGCGCAGACGCTGTCCCTGAAGCCGGCTGAGCGCCTGCTGACGCAGGGCCTCGCCCTCCACATAACTGCGGCTGATGCCCAGGCTTTCAATCAGCCGCTCGTCAATGTAGACCATGTCCTCGGCCACGGCCCCCAGGGCGAACTCGGGGTTCCCCGGCGCGCCGATTTTGCGCGCCGGCAGGATATCCAGCGGCGCCCCCAGTGCCTCGGCCACCTCGGCGGCCACCACCACTCCGCCCCGCGGGATGCCCAGCACCAGCAGGTCGGGTTGGCCCTTCCAGTGCTTCAGATGTTCCGCCAGCACGCGGCCGGCCTCATGCCGGTCCAGATAATA from Anaerolineae bacterium harbors:
- a CDS encoding phosphoribosyltransferase produces the protein MNVSRGYYLDRHEAGRVLAEHLKHWKGQPDLLVLGIPRGGVVVAAEVAEALGAPLDILPARKIGAPGNPEFALGAVAEDMVYIDERLIESLGISRSYVEGEALRQQALSRLQGQRLRGGLPPLPIEGRTVILVDDGVATGATVQAALLALQTKAPRRRILAVPVAPPAAVERLRAAADEVVCPLIPEEFWAVGQFYEDFRQVSDEEVIRLIQRRRGAGQGAAQ